From a single Micromonospora carbonacea genomic region:
- the orn gene encoding oligoribonuclease — protein sequence MRVADLLVWIDCEMTGLDLGRDALIEVAALVTDPDLNVLGDGVDVVVHADEAALAAMPEIVRTMHGKSGLTEEVRRSTVTLAEAEDLVLDYVTSHVKDARSAPLCGNSIATDRGFIARDMPRLDAHLHYRMIDVSSIKELCRRWYPRVYFGQPKKGLAHRALADIRESIRELEYYRRTVFVPLPGPDVDSAKAIAAQL from the coding sequence GTGCGCGTGGCTGATCTCCTCGTCTGGATCGACTGTGAGATGACCGGGCTGGACCTCGGCAGGGACGCCCTGATCGAGGTCGCCGCGCTGGTCACCGACCCCGACCTCAACGTGCTCGGCGACGGGGTCGACGTGGTCGTCCACGCCGACGAGGCGGCGCTGGCGGCGATGCCGGAGATCGTGCGCACCATGCACGGCAAGTCCGGGCTGACCGAGGAGGTCCGGCGGTCCACCGTGACCCTCGCCGAGGCCGAGGACCTGGTGCTCGACTACGTCACCAGCCACGTGAAGGACGCCCGCTCCGCCCCGCTGTGCGGCAACTCGATCGCCACCGACCGGGGCTTCATCGCCCGGGACATGCCGCGCCTCGACGCCCACCTGCACTACCGGATGATCGACGTCTCCTCCATCAAGGAGCTGTGCCGGCGCTGGTATCCGCGGGTCTACTTCGGGCAGCCCAAGAAGGGGCTGGCCCACCGGGCGCTGGCCGACATCCGGGAGAGCATCCGCGAGCTGGAGTACTACCGGCGGACGGTCTTCGTCCCGCTGCCCGGCCCGGACGTGGACAGCGCGAAGGCCATCGCCGCGCAGCTCTGA
- a CDS encoding glycosyltransferase 87 family protein: protein MPAEPIAPPSVTADEPGGRRVRRLVTVLALAAVLPALYLPGLKHDFLDLKIYMRAMDWWAAGHPLYDYVQPDRVQGELYFTYPPVSALLLRPFALLPLGLTIAVFTVLTVLGVVVTTRWLLAPVVARHGLPRVFTLTVGVLLVFAVESTRETITFGQINMLLVVLILADLLFAVPQHRRWAGVGVGLATALKLYPGIFIVYLLATRRWRDAAVASATAAGATLLAAAVAPADSWRFFTHELWATDRVGRTDYTGNQSLFGLLSRLTAPAEPSRALWLALALLVAGYGLWRAARAARAGDALTGLTLTGLVGALVSPITWTHHIYWFVPAVVLLADAALGTDPTTPAGARRRRWLTGLAVGTGALIGYGVVSFHDWGVAPVPTDSPGEFLARNAYVLLSLLLVAALPVARPAPASAHQGEKSHQMDSCPE, encoded by the coding sequence GTGCCAGCTGAACCGATCGCGCCACCCTCCGTGACCGCCGACGAGCCGGGCGGCCGCCGGGTCCGCCGGCTGGTCACGGTGCTGGCCCTGGCGGCCGTGCTGCCCGCGCTGTACCTGCCGGGCCTGAAGCACGACTTCCTCGATCTCAAGATCTACATGCGGGCGATGGACTGGTGGGCCGCCGGCCACCCGCTCTACGACTACGTGCAGCCGGACCGGGTGCAGGGCGAACTGTACTTCACCTACCCGCCGGTGAGCGCGCTGCTGCTGCGCCCGTTCGCGCTGCTGCCGCTGGGGCTGACGATCGCGGTCTTCACGGTCCTCACCGTGCTCGGCGTGGTGGTGACCACGCGGTGGCTGCTCGCCCCGGTCGTGGCCCGGCACGGCCTGCCCCGGGTGTTCACCCTCACCGTCGGGGTGCTGCTGGTCTTCGCCGTGGAGAGCACCCGGGAGACGATCACCTTCGGCCAGATCAACATGCTGCTGGTCGTGCTGATCCTGGCCGACCTCCTGTTCGCCGTGCCGCAGCACCGGCGCTGGGCGGGCGTGGGCGTCGGGCTGGCCACCGCGCTGAAGCTCTACCCCGGCATCTTCATCGTCTACCTGCTGGCCACGCGGCGGTGGCGGGACGCGGCCGTGGCCTCGGCGACCGCCGCCGGCGCCACGCTGCTCGCCGCGGCCGTCGCGCCGGCGGACTCGTGGCGGTTCTTCACCCACGAACTGTGGGCGACCGACCGGGTGGGGCGCACCGACTACACCGGCAACCAGTCGCTGTTCGGGCTGCTCAGCCGGCTCACCGCGCCCGCCGAGCCGAGCCGGGCGCTGTGGCTGGCGCTGGCCCTGCTGGTCGCCGGGTACGGGCTGTGGCGGGCCGCCCGGGCCGCCCGCGCCGGGGACGCGCTGACCGGCCTGACGCTGACCGGCCTGGTCGGGGCGCTGGTCAGCCCGATCACCTGGACCCACCACATCTACTGGTTCGTGCCGGCGGTGGTGCTGCTGGCCGACGCGGCGCTCGGCACGGATCCGACGACGCCGGCCGGGGCCCGACGCCGACGGTGGCTGACCGGCCTGGCCGTCGGCACCGGCGCGCTGATCGGCTACGGGGTGGTGTCGTTCCACGACTGGGGGGTGGCCCCGGTGCCCACCGACTCGCCCGGCGAGTTCCTGGCGCGCAACGCCTACGTGCTGCTGAGCCTGCTGCTGGTGGCGGCCCTGCCCGTCGCCCGCCCCGCCCCGGCATCCGCCCATCAGGGCGAGAAATCGCACCAAATGGACAGTTGTCCCGAGTAG
- a CDS encoding YcnI family copper-binding membrane protein has product MLRHRRSVTAAALALGAVAAVVLGVAAPASAHVSVNPKEATQGGYGRFAFRVPNESDETSTTKVEVVLPENAPVGSVSTMPVPGWTVAVEKRKVDPPVQVHGSEVTEAVAKITWTATGDAAVKPGQFQEFPVSMGPLPQVDTMVFKALQTYSDGTVVRWIEEPAAGAEEPEKPAPVLTLTAAAPTEGAPAPAAPAAAADDDDDSEGGAGLAFGVAGLVAGLAGLVLGGLAFARTRRGPAATS; this is encoded by the coding sequence ATGCTCCGTCACCGCCGTTCCGTAACCGCCGCCGCCCTGGCCCTCGGCGCTGTCGCCGCCGTGGTGCTCGGCGTGGCCGCGCCCGCCTCGGCGCACGTCTCGGTCAACCCGAAGGAGGCGACGCAGGGCGGCTACGGCCGGTTCGCGTTCCGGGTGCCGAACGAGAGCGACGAGACGTCGACGACGAAGGTCGAGGTGGTGCTGCCGGAGAACGCGCCGGTCGGTTCGGTGTCGACGATGCCGGTGCCGGGGTGGACGGTGGCGGTGGAGAAGCGCAAGGTCGACCCGCCGGTGCAGGTGCACGGCAGCGAGGTCACCGAGGCGGTGGCGAAGATCACCTGGACGGCGACCGGCGACGCGGCGGTGAAGCCGGGCCAGTTCCAGGAGTTCCCGGTGTCGATGGGGCCGCTGCCGCAGGTGGACACGATGGTGTTCAAGGCGCTCCAGACCTACTCGGACGGCACGGTGGTGCGCTGGATCGAGGAGCCGGCCGCCGGGGCCGAGGAGCCGGAGAAGCCGGCCCCCGTGCTCACCCTCACCGCCGCCGCCCCGACGGAGGGCGCCCCGGCCCCGGCCGCGCCCGCCGCGGCGGCGGACGATGACGACGACTCCGAGGGCGGGGCGGGCCTCGCGTTCGGCGTCGCGGGGCTGGTCGCCGGCCTGGCCGGGCTGGTCCTCGGCGGGCTCGCGTTCGCCCGTACCCGGCGGGGGCCGGCCGCGACGAGCTGA
- a CDS encoding copper resistance CopC/CopD family protein has protein sequence MTAATLRPPRRLARLGTLAGLLVTVVALLLAPATPASAHAVLVSSSPAASAVVPSAPSEVVLTFSEPVRKVAGKIRVIAPDGARADRGEPSFSDTVVTIPVDPSAGRGTYLISYRVISADNHPISGAFTWSVGAPSTPPTDSGSDTRADPVVETGVKVAKYLGYAGLLLLVGPALVLGALWPRRLDRRGPARLAWAGVGVLAFATVAELWLQVPYTAGGGLFDVTGAGFADVLGGTYGTAHLVRLGLLAAAAFLLRPLFAGPVGRTDAIILAVLGGAALFTWPLAGHPAASPAPAVSVVVDAVHLGSMAVWLGGLVMLGGFLLRLADERELGAILPVWSRWAALSVAALLLAGTVQALIEVATPAALVDTTYGRLVLAKILLFALVIGVAAYSRALVRRRTAAAHPAPVRRAVWVEMAITAVVLGVTATLVQTPPARSAAEVAGTPDNFFTTTLSSPLYSLQVELDPARRGNNSMHLYAYTSDNRPQPVAEWKATAALPSAGIEPIEIPLLPLTDNHASGEINLPASGDWQFRFTVRISDIDQATVSATVPIR, from the coding sequence ATGACTGCTGCCACTCTCCGGCCCCCCCGCCGGCTCGCGCGCCTCGGCACGCTCGCCGGCCTGCTGGTCACCGTCGTCGCCCTGTTGTTGGCCCCGGCCACCCCCGCGAGCGCCCACGCGGTGCTGGTGAGCAGCAGCCCGGCCGCCTCCGCCGTGGTGCCGAGCGCGCCGTCCGAGGTGGTGCTGACGTTCAGCGAGCCGGTGCGCAAGGTGGCCGGGAAGATCCGGGTGATCGCCCCGGACGGGGCGCGGGCCGACCGGGGCGAGCCGTCGTTCTCCGACACCGTGGTGACCATCCCGGTGGACCCGTCGGCGGGGCGCGGGACGTACCTCATCAGCTACCGGGTGATCTCGGCGGACAACCACCCGATCTCCGGCGCGTTCACCTGGTCGGTGGGCGCGCCGTCGACCCCGCCGACGGACAGTGGGTCCGACACCCGGGCCGACCCGGTGGTGGAGACCGGGGTCAAGGTCGCCAAGTACCTGGGCTACGCCGGCCTGCTCCTGCTGGTCGGCCCCGCGCTGGTGCTCGGCGCGCTGTGGCCGCGCCGGCTCGACCGCCGCGGCCCGGCCCGGCTCGCCTGGGCGGGGGTCGGCGTGCTGGCGTTCGCCACCGTGGCCGAGCTGTGGCTCCAGGTGCCCTACACCGCCGGCGGCGGGCTGTTCGACGTGACCGGCGCGGGCTTCGCCGACGTGCTCGGCGGCACGTACGGCACGGCGCACCTGGTCCGGCTCGGCCTGCTCGCGGCGGCGGCGTTCCTGCTCCGCCCGCTCTTCGCCGGGCCGGTGGGGCGCACCGACGCGATCATCCTGGCGGTCCTCGGCGGCGCGGCGCTGTTCACCTGGCCGCTGGCCGGGCACCCGGCGGCCTCGCCCGCGCCGGCGGTGTCGGTGGTGGTCGACGCGGTGCACCTGGGCAGCATGGCCGTGTGGCTGGGCGGGCTGGTGATGCTCGGCGGTTTCCTGCTGCGCCTGGCCGACGAGCGGGAGCTGGGCGCGATCCTGCCCGTCTGGTCGCGCTGGGCGGCGCTGTCGGTCGCGGCGCTGCTGCTCGCCGGCACGGTGCAGGCGCTGATCGAGGTGGCCACCCCGGCGGCCCTGGTCGACACCACGTACGGGCGGCTGGTGCTGGCCAAGATCCTGCTGTTCGCGCTGGTGATCGGCGTGGCGGCGTACTCCCGGGCGTTGGTGCGCCGGCGCACCGCCGCGGCCCACCCGGCCCCGGTGCGCCGGGCGGTCTGGGTCGAGATGGCGATCACGGCCGTGGTGCTCGGCGTGACGGCGACCCTGGTGCAGACCCCGCCGGCCCGCAGCGCCGCCGAGGTGGCCGGCACGCCGGACAACTTCTTCACCACCACGCTGTCCAGCCCGCTCTACTCGCTCCAGGTGGAGCTGGACCCGGCCCGGCGGGGCAACAACTCGATGCACCTGTACGCGTACACGTCGGACAACCGGCCGCAGCCGGTGGCCGAGTGGAAGGCGACCGCCGCGCTGCCGTCGGCAGGGATCGAGCCGATCGAGATCCCGCTGCTGCCGCTGACCGACAACCACGCGTCCGGGGAGATCAACCTGCCCGCCTCGGGCGACTGGCAGTTCCGCTTCACCGTCCGCATCTCGGACATCGACCAGGCCACGGTGAGCGCCACCGTGCCGATCCGTTGA
- a CDS encoding sigma-70 family RNA polymerase sigma factor translates to MIPAPREPAADGPTDPAGGRVPDPAAPRGADPATGWALAARDGDPAAQAAFVRATQAEVWRFAAALVDPDTADDLTQETYLRAFRALPAFAGRSSARTWLLGIARRACADHLRVVVRRRRLAERLASHAHTDLPHPDPAGQLGAVDLVRRLPAERRGAFVLTQLLGLSYAEAAAVEGVPVGTIRSRVARARHDLVESAGDALAG, encoded by the coding sequence GTGATCCCCGCGCCGCGCGAGCCCGCCGCCGACGGTCCCACCGACCCGGCGGGTGGTCGTGTCCCCGACCCGGCGGCCCCGCGCGGGGCCGACCCGGCGACCGGCTGGGCGCTGGCCGCCCGCGACGGCGACCCGGCGGCCCAGGCGGCGTTCGTCCGGGCCACCCAGGCCGAGGTGTGGCGGTTCGCCGCCGCGCTGGTCGACCCCGACACCGCCGACGACCTCACCCAGGAGACCTACCTGCGGGCGTTCCGGGCGCTGCCCGCCTTCGCGGGGCGGTCCAGCGCCCGCACCTGGCTGCTCGGCATCGCCCGCCGCGCCTGCGCCGACCACCTGCGCGTCGTGGTCCGCCGCCGCCGGCTCGCCGAGCGGCTGGCCAGCCACGCCCACACCGACCTGCCGCACCCGGACCCCGCCGGGCAGCTCGGCGCCGTCGACCTGGTGCGCCGGTTGCCCGCCGAACGACGCGGGGCGTTCGTGCTCACCCAACTGCTCGGCCTGTCGTACGCCGAGGCCGCCGCCGTGGAGGGGGTGCCCGTCGGCACCATCCGCTCCCGGGTGGCCCGGGCCCGGCACGACCTGGTCGAGTCGGCCGGCGACGCGCTCGCCGGATGA
- a CDS encoding MauE/DoxX family redox-associated membrane protein: MSVTASHTGATRWAAVRPWLGVAARLGLAAVWLVAGGAKVGDLAASGRAVNAYQVMPYDVATVIGAALPFVELALGALLLVGLATRLAAGISAALLVVFVAGIASAWSRGLAIDCGCFGSGGQLAAGQTPSYLPEILRDLGFLALAGFLLTWPRTPVSVDGWLAGPPVEDDDE; encoded by the coding sequence ATGAGCGTGACCGCATCGCACACCGGGGCCACCCGCTGGGCCGCCGTCCGGCCCTGGCTCGGCGTCGCCGCCCGGCTCGGCCTGGCCGCCGTCTGGCTGGTCGCCGGCGGGGCCAAGGTCGGCGACCTGGCCGCCTCCGGGCGCGCCGTCAACGCCTACCAGGTCATGCCGTACGACGTCGCGACCGTGATCGGCGCGGCGCTGCCCTTCGTCGAGCTGGCCCTCGGTGCGCTGCTGCTGGTCGGCCTGGCCACCCGCCTGGCCGCCGGGATCTCGGCGGCCCTGCTGGTGGTCTTCGTCGCCGGCATCGCCTCGGCCTGGTCGCGCGGCCTGGCCATCGACTGCGGCTGCTTCGGCAGCGGCGGGCAGCTCGCCGCCGGGCAGACGCCGAGCTACCTCCCGGAGATCCTCCGGGACCTGGGATTCCTGGCCCTGGCCGGGTTCCTGCTGACCTGGCCCCGCACCCCCGTCTCCGTCGACGGCTGGCTCGCGGGCCCACCGGTGGAGGACGATGATGAGTAG
- a CDS encoding DsbA family protein, with amino-acid sequence MSSRKGQRNAARVVREQLARERRRKRTLWTSLVAVAVLVIAGGIGWAVWSSQRSDTFTAPPGATEAGTGIAYGTGPVTIDLYEDFLCPACNQFQQTSGATIDQLVSEGKARVVFHPVAYLNRFSTTEYSTRSSAASGCAAKGGKFQEYAKALFAKQPPEGGAGLSDDELVDIGAGVGLNRDDFASCVSDGTYKAWTEHVTEDASRAGVTGTPTVKVNGAEVADRSPAGLTAAVAAAGK; translated from the coding sequence ATGAGTAGTCGCAAGGGGCAGCGGAACGCCGCCCGCGTGGTCCGCGAGCAGCTCGCCCGGGAGCGCCGGCGCAAGCGCACCCTCTGGACGTCGCTGGTGGCGGTCGCCGTGCTCGTCATCGCCGGCGGGATCGGCTGGGCCGTCTGGTCCAGCCAACGCTCCGACACCTTCACCGCCCCGCCGGGCGCGACCGAGGCCGGCACCGGCATCGCGTACGGGACGGGCCCGGTCACCATCGACCTGTACGAGGACTTCCTCTGCCCCGCCTGCAACCAGTTCCAGCAGACCAGCGGCGCGACGATCGACCAGCTCGTCAGCGAGGGCAAGGCGCGGGTGGTGTTCCACCCCGTCGCCTACCTCAACCGGTTCTCCACGACCGAATACTCCACCCGCTCCTCCGCCGCCTCCGGCTGCGCCGCGAAGGGCGGCAAGTTCCAGGAGTACGCGAAGGCGCTGTTCGCCAAGCAGCCGCCGGAGGGCGGCGCGGGGCTGAGCGACGACGAGCTGGTCGACATCGGCGCGGGCGTCGGGCTGAACCGGGACGACTTCGCCTCCTGCGTCTCCGACGGGACGTACAAGGCGTGGACCGAGCACGTCACCGAGGACGCGAGCCGGGCCGGCGTCACCGGCACGCCCACCGTCAAGGTCAACGGCGCGGAGGTCGCCGACCGGTCGCCCGCGGGCCTCACGGCGGCGGTGGCGGCGGCCGGCAAGTGA
- a CDS encoding energy-coupling factor ABC transporter ATP-binding protein, with product MIGGVQNPAPPSLDVRGVRYAYPDGHVALDGVDLTVARGERVALLGPNGAGKTTLVLHLNGILTAAAGTVSVGGLTVGRDRDTLAEIRRRVGIVFQDPDDQLFLPTVAEDVAFGPANLGLRGAELAARVDEALAAVGMGGHRDRAPHHLSFGQRRRVAVATVLAMHPEILVLDEPSSNLDPAARRELAEILRDLPVTLLMVTHDLPYARELCDRSVILDGGRIVADADTRELLADRELLAAHRLELPYGFTP from the coding sequence ATGATCGGTGGCGTGCAGAACCCGGCCCCCCCCTCCCTGGACGTGCGCGGCGTCCGGTACGCGTACCCGGACGGGCACGTCGCCCTGGACGGGGTGGACCTGACCGTGGCGCGCGGCGAGCGGGTGGCGCTGCTCGGGCCCAACGGCGCGGGCAAGACGACGCTGGTGCTGCACCTCAACGGCATCCTCACCGCCGCCGCGGGCACGGTGAGCGTCGGCGGGCTGACGGTGGGCCGCGACCGGGACACCCTCGCGGAGATCCGCCGCCGGGTCGGGATCGTCTTCCAGGACCCCGACGACCAGCTCTTCCTGCCCACGGTCGCCGAGGACGTGGCGTTCGGCCCGGCCAACCTGGGCCTGCGCGGGGCCGAGCTGGCCGCCCGGGTCGACGAGGCCCTCGCGGCGGTGGGGATGGGCGGGCACCGCGACCGGGCCCCGCACCACCTGTCGTTCGGGCAGCGCCGCCGGGTGGCGGTGGCCACCGTGCTGGCCATGCACCCGGAGATCCTGGTGCTGGACGAGCCGTCGTCCAACCTCGACCCGGCGGCCCGCCGGGAGCTGGCCGAGATCCTGCGCGACCTGCCGGTGACCCTGCTGATGGTCACGCACGACCTGCCGTACGCGCGGGAGCTGTGCGACCGCTCGGTGATCCTCGACGGCGGGCGCATCGTCGCCGACGCCGACACCCGGGAGCTGCTGGCCGACCGGGAGCTGCTGGCCGCGCACCGCCTGGAGCTGCCCTACGGCTTCACCCCCTGA
- the cbiQ gene encoding cobalt ECF transporter T component CbiQ, with translation MGAGHAHVLYREATSPVHRLPPEVKIAAMVLFTLAVVATPRTAFWAFGGYALLVAAVAALARVGPGWLLSRAAIELPFVLFAVALPFLGAGERVEVAGLALSVDGLLGGWNIVAKGTLGVLASLLLAATTTTRDLIVGLDRLRCPQIVTQIATFMLRYLDVLVGEARRMRVARVSRGDDPRFLWQLRGFAAGIGALFLRAFERGERVYLAMLSRGYAGRMPAVWQGAGAASAGQWLVGATVPLVAAGIAATAVALT, from the coding sequence ATGGGGGCCGGTCACGCGCACGTGCTCTACCGGGAGGCGACCTCCCCGGTGCACCGCCTGCCGCCGGAGGTGAAGATCGCCGCGATGGTGCTGTTCACCCTCGCCGTGGTGGCCACCCCCCGCACGGCGTTCTGGGCGTTCGGCGGGTACGCCCTGCTGGTCGCCGCCGTGGCCGCGCTGGCCCGGGTCGGGCCGGGCTGGCTGCTCAGCCGGGCGGCGATCGAGCTGCCGTTCGTGCTCTTCGCCGTCGCGCTGCCGTTCCTCGGCGCGGGCGAGCGGGTCGAGGTGGCCGGGCTGGCCCTGTCCGTCGACGGGCTGCTCGGCGGCTGGAACATCGTCGCGAAGGGCACGCTGGGCGTGCTCGCGTCGCTCCTGTTGGCCGCGACCACGACGACGCGGGACCTGATCGTCGGCCTGGACCGGCTGCGCTGCCCGCAGATCGTCACCCAGATCGCCACGTTCATGCTCCGCTACCTGGACGTCCTGGTCGGCGAGGCCCGCCGGATGCGGGTGGCCCGGGTCTCCCGCGGCGACGACCCGCGCTTCCTGTGGCAGCTGCGCGGCTTCGCCGCCGGGATCGGCGCGCTGTTCCTGCGCGCGTTCGAGCGCGGCGAGCGGGTCTACCTGGCGATGCTGTCGCGCGGCTACGCCGGCCGGATGCCGGCGGTGTGGCAGGGCGCGGGCGCGGCGAGCGCAGGGCAGTGGCTGGTCGGGGCGACGGTGCCGCTGGTCGCGGCCGGGATCGCCGCGACCGCCGTCGCCCTGACATGA
- a CDS encoding PDGLE domain-containing protein translates to MSKRPWGFVVGGLLVALLLAGVVSNYASAHPDGLDSSLLRGCTVDAEGEITGGSCPAQQERDHELVDSPLADYGVRGLDNDFLSTGLSGVLGVLLTFAVGGGVFWLLRRRGPQQPAAGAATAEAGGRAAGSPADDASRAARSR, encoded by the coding sequence ATGAGCAAGCGTCCCTGGGGATTCGTCGTCGGCGGGCTGCTGGTCGCCCTGCTGCTGGCCGGCGTGGTGAGCAACTACGCCTCGGCGCACCCCGACGGGCTGGACTCGTCGCTGCTGCGGGGCTGCACGGTCGACGCGGAGGGGGAGATCACGGGCGGCAGCTGCCCCGCCCAGCAGGAGCGCGACCACGAGCTGGTTGACAGCCCGCTCGCCGACTACGGCGTCCGTGGCCTCGACAACGACTTCCTCTCCACCGGGCTGTCCGGGGTGCTCGGCGTGCTGCTCACGTTCGCCGTGGGCGGCGGCGTCTTCTGGCTGCTGCGCCGCCGCGGCCCGCAGCAGCCGGCCGCCGGCGCGGCGACGGCGGAGGCGGGCGGGCGGGCCGCCGGGAGCCCGGCCGACGACGCGTCGCGCGCCGCGCGGTCCCGGTAG
- a CDS encoding energy-coupling factor ABC transporter permease codes for METLAMHISNGIVNGPVAAVFAAFALAVLTLCVLRGRRDLDDRLAPMAGLVAAFIFAVQMLNFPIFTAGVSGHLLGGALAALLVGPWVGALCVAVVLVVQALVFGDGGVAMLGLNVTNMAVLGTAAAYLLIALLLRVLPRTPVGLGVTAFVSALVSVVVASQGFVLQYWLGGTTDLGGNLAGLAGTMAGVHLLIGIGEGLITATTVVTVAKVRPDLVYALRALRPAAPAPVVPAAGGAR; via the coding sequence GTGGAAACCCTGGCGATGCACATCTCCAACGGCATCGTGAACGGCCCGGTCGCCGCCGTCTTCGCCGCGTTCGCCCTCGCCGTGCTGACCCTCTGCGTGCTGCGCGGCCGGCGCGACCTCGACGACCGGCTCGCCCCGATGGCCGGGCTCGTCGCCGCGTTCATCTTCGCCGTCCAGATGCTCAACTTCCCGATCTTCACCGCCGGGGTGAGCGGCCACCTGCTCGGCGGCGCGCTCGCCGCGCTGCTGGTCGGCCCGTGGGTCGGTGCGCTCTGCGTGGCGGTCGTGCTGGTCGTGCAGGCGCTGGTCTTCGGCGACGGCGGGGTGGCGATGCTCGGCCTGAACGTCACCAACATGGCGGTCCTCGGCACCGCCGCGGCGTACCTGCTGATCGCCCTGCTGCTGCGGGTGCTGCCCCGCACCCCCGTCGGCCTCGGCGTGACGGCCTTCGTCTCGGCGCTGGTCAGCGTCGTGGTCGCGTCCCAGGGCTTCGTGCTCCAGTACTGGCTGGGCGGCACCACCGACCTGGGCGGCAACCTCGCCGGCCTGGCCGGCACGATGGCCGGCGTCCACCTCCTCATCGGCATCGGCGAGGGCCTGATCACCGCCACCACGGTGGTCACCGTCGCCAAGGTCCGCCCCGATCTGGTCTACGCGCTGCGCGCCCTCAGGCCGGCCGCGCCGGCCCCCGTCGTCCCGGCTGCCGGAGGTGCCCGATGA
- the bcp gene encoding thioredoxin-dependent thiol peroxidase produces MTAPARLSPGDPAPEFTLPTDTGESLSLADLRGRTVILYAYPAAMTPGCTKQACDFRDSLASLRSAGYEVVGISPDKPEKLAKFRERDAITFPLVADTDRAVLTAYGAYGEKQSYGRTVTGVIRSTFVIDPDGKIERALYNVKATGHVAKLRRDLGLD; encoded by the coding sequence ATGACCGCGCCCGCCCGCCTCAGCCCCGGTGACCCCGCGCCCGAGTTCACCCTGCCGACCGACACCGGCGAGAGCCTCTCCCTGGCCGACCTGCGCGGCCGGACGGTGATCCTCTACGCCTACCCCGCCGCGATGACCCCCGGCTGCACCAAGCAGGCGTGCGACTTCCGCGACTCGCTCGCCTCGCTGCGGTCCGCCGGCTACGAGGTGGTCGGCATCTCGCCGGACAAGCCGGAGAAGCTGGCGAAGTTCCGCGAGCGGGACGCCATCACCTTCCCGCTGGTCGCCGACACCGACCGGGCGGTGCTCACCGCCTACGGCGCGTACGGCGAGAAGCAGTCCTACGGGCGCACGGTGACCGGGGTGATCCGGTCCACCTTCGTCATCGACCCCGACGGCAAGATCGAGCGGGCGCTCTACAACGTCAAGGCCACCGGCCACGTCGCCAAGCTGCGCCGCGACCTCGGCCTCGACTGA
- a CDS encoding pyridoxamine 5'-phosphate oxidase family protein — translation MDYAEIVHLVNTDPVAQVLLDSPVAMRLGYVGLDGHPRTVPVAYLWNGEAFQFASPTTAYKVRAIAAHPQVSFSVDTYSPEVRRRVAAQLGPTVSDYTPVVMLVRGTASIEVHPGVPDVHVKASWRMFADKSLAPGWEQQKRAHTTDMAVVTIKPTHLTLCDFVTRFPPPVEINAPAHDPAHGGSDSTPVPVN, via the coding sequence GTGGACTACGCCGAAATCGTGCACCTGGTCAACACCGATCCGGTGGCGCAGGTGTTGCTGGATTCGCCGGTCGCGATGCGGCTCGGCTACGTGGGCCTGGACGGCCACCCGCGCACCGTGCCGGTCGCGTACCTGTGGAACGGCGAGGCGTTCCAGTTCGCCAGCCCCACGACCGCGTACAAGGTGCGGGCGATCGCGGCGCACCCGCAGGTCTCCTTCAGCGTCGACACGTACTCGCCGGAGGTGCGGCGCAGGGTCGCGGCGCAGCTCGGGCCGACCGTCTCCGACTACACGCCCGTCGTCATGCTGGTGCGTGGCACGGCGTCGATCGAGGTCCACCCCGGGGTGCCGGACGTCCACGTCAAGGCGTCGTGGCGCATGTTCGCGGACAAGAGCCTGGCCCCGGGCTGGGAGCAGCAGAAGCGCGCGCACACCACCGACATGGCGGTGGTCACCATCAAGCCGACCCACCTCACGCTGTGCGACTTCGTGACCCGCTTCCCGCCGCCGGTCGAGATCAACGCGCCCGCCCACGACCCCGCGCACGGCGGGAGCGACAGCACGCCGGTCCCGGTCAA